AAGACAGTGCTTTACACTTTattctatttaaaattaaagaaaacgGTTTACATGCGGTATATATTAGGTGTCCGTGTCGGAGTAAAGGGTGGGAAATATTGAGTAGTGAGTAGTGATGCTCATAGGAAGGACAAAGGAGCGAGAGAAGAGAAGTTTaaagaattagggttttggtGTTGTTTGTTGCTGAGAAGAATGGAAGTGGAAACCAGGGAATCGTTTATCTACCATAAGGCTTTTCTTGAACATAGAGAGCAAGTTATACAACGCGACCGTCTCGCTCCACCCCGAGTTTTGCCCGTACATAAATCTCTTCCTTCCATTGGTATCTACTTTCTATCAATCAATTgcgtttttattttattggggtTTGTTTACATTCTTCTCATTAATCTACATtcattcattctctctctctctctctctctctctctctctctctctgtgttttatttaaataattgaagaaATTCTGAATCTCTTGTGTTGTGTTGGGTAGGATCTCACAAGCCGCTCTTATATTCAATGGAAGAATTGGCAGATATGACTgacaattttaatgaaaaaaatttgattggAGAAACCTTATTTAGCAAACTGTACCGTGGGACAATCCGACATGGCTGGCTTCCTTTTGAAGATTGGGTTGTCACTGTGAAGATTTGGGATTATACTCTACCAACATCGTGTTATCTCAACGCAAATGAAATTACTaatgtatatatgttttttacttaattaagttcttgcaattattttttgtgtttcttgtttTCGCATTTGAAAAAAGTGATCATTTTTTACATGATTTGTGACAGGAAGAAGTAATGTTTTTAACACAACCAAGTGCAAAACAACATCCAAACGTGGTAAATTTGTTAGGCTATTCTAATAGACGCTTCCTTGAAGCTGTTGTTTATGACCTCAATCCTTTGGATACTGTTCATAACTTGGCTACCACAGGTATTACTAttgttgttctatttttttgctataaGATTGGCTCCATCTAAATGTCTCATTTGTACCCAATCCATTGTTATAGGAGAAGTGACATTTCAATTCAAATCAATTggtataaattaaatataattttggtGGTGCGCTAGATTTTTACCATATCTCAAATTTTGGAGTAATAGAATAAGACTCCCAAATGATTGAAAATAGCATATCTTAAAATTGCCAATGAGTTCTAGCTCAACTACCACCTCTTCCCTTTATAACTGCTATGTGGGGGTGAAGTCGTGGGTTCACGACCCATTGGGTGTGTGAGTAacttaacaatttaaaaaaattggcattTGATATGTACCACAAATCcactctaattttatattttaacttcTCTCCTTGTTCCCGCtttactttaaaatttattaattgtcatttttttcaaacttgaatGTGGATTTATATTATGGATGAAGCATCTTGGAAAACATGGGATGGTCCAACTGGTGgtgtaagatttattttttgggggggggtcCCAGGGATggtattttaaagaaaaaacctttttttattttgaggtCACAGGTGATTCAGTTGTAATATGGTAAATACATTGGACTTTTTTTGGAACGTAGTGAATTGGTTGTATTTATCCAGATATGTTAAAATTTGGTAGTGaagttataatttttacttttgtagATAAATTGTTATTACTGTCATTAAATTCTTTATGTTTGTGTTTAGGTAGTCTTACTTGGCTTCAAAGGATTAAAGTGGCTCTTGGATTTGCTCGTGCACTTGAATTTCTTCATGATCCAAAAAAGCCTTATTTAGTGCGCAACATTAACGCAGCTCATATAATTCTTGATCAAGTTCAGTAATTGACTCTTGATAGCTATCAGTAAATCcatctttttccctctttttactcttttttttttgctttatccTTGACTTTTTAATGTGATGTTTAGGATTGCAACCCAAAgatatttgacttttcaaccATGAGCGGAGGTATTCTTGGTAAGCTGACTCGCCTCAAAGAGCAACTGTTGACTGTTGGCTATGATGATCCAGAAGACTTCCCCTTAGGTATTGAGGCTTGAAGTTATATGTTTTCAATTCAATGCATGCTTTTAGATTTGTTCATCTAGTGTTAGTattctactttctttcttttcttctctcttaatTTTTATGCCGTAGGAGTTGGACAACTTCATTATGGACCAGGCTGTACACAATGTAAAGCATTCATCATGTTTTGACGAGCTATAACAGCATTATGATAAGAGCCTCTAACGGCTTACACTAATGGATTTATCTAGAAAAACTATGTTTTTTTGAGTATTTCTTACTCACTGCAAATTGATTATTGAGTTTGTCAGGTGGACCAGAGGAAGGTGGATTTGAGGTAACCTACCACGATGTCTTCTCTTATGGTGTTGTTCTCCTGGGGCTAATAACAAAAAGAATTGTGGACAAGGAAGATACTCTGAAGACTTTGGTTTACCGTTGGGCCTGGAAGCACTATAGGCCTAATCGTTATCTTGTGCATGAAAGCCTTGTTGAAGACCCTGGCTTTTATGCTTCTGATGGAATAATGATAACTGAGCTTGCCATGCGCTGCATTCAAATAGAACTTGATAAGCGTCCTTCCATGAAGGATGTTGTCAAGCGTCTTGAGGGTTCACAAGCTGTTCAACTTTATGGCAATGTAGTTGGAATGTAAAAACAGATGATACCTGTACTGATCAATTTGGGAATTTGGGACTTTAGAAGGATTCAgttatttctttatttgatttcacTACCTTTTTATAGGATTACTTGTTCTGTATCAATTGCAGTTACGAAGTTGATTCGTGTATATGGTTTCAGCGTCGCATGAGGTCCGCAAATATGATGTATATTGCATGGGAAGCACTGCTGGAAGAACAAGTTATCACATTTTTGTTTACTTGTGCATTTGATTGGATTTGGGGTCAGCGCTTCAGACAACGAAAAAGAAGTGAGAAAAAGAATAGAAGTAGCAAGTTGCTAATAGATGTTTTAGATAGGGTTGTAAACTGAGCtctttttgaataatttgagcTTTACTTAGGAAAAGGCTTGTCTGTGTTTATTTAGCAAATAAAGTAAGTTTAAGCTAAACAATTATTTAAAACAAGCCAAACTCAAACATAGAAATGTGTTTGCAAATAACCTTGTGAACATGAGgttcgatatatatatatatatatatatatattttttttttgtggtcaAAAGGAACTTATATTAAGAACTAACTGGAAAAACCAGAGGCAGGACAAAGCCTGTTACAGAAAACACCCAAGGAGTCAACCTCAATCAGAGGAATCAGCTCGAGGGGGAAAAGAATGCacagaaaaaaacaaagattgaGCCAGACCAAACTTAGCTAAATGATCCGCACATTTGTTAGCTTCCCGGAAAATATGCTCAACACGGACCTCAGGGAATTGATCAATTAAAAGCTTGTAGTCATCCAGCAGGGGAGAAATCATAGTATTGTAGTATGAAGACTTATTAAGAACTTCTACCAgcgactttgcatcaagttcaATCACAACAACACCAATGTTCAGATGACGGCAAAGTTGGAGACCATCCAGGAGAGCCCAAATTTCAACCACAAAGCTGTCAGCTCTACCAATCTTCCTAGAAAAACCCATCACCCAATTGCCACGATCATCCCTTATCAAACCACCACCAGTTGCATTACCTGCCGAGaatgttatgatttgatttCGCACCACAAAGCAAGAACTCAGTTGCTAATTTAGTTACCACCATGTCAATATTCGGGTTGGGCCTTTTGTTGGAAAAACAAGCATTGTTTCTTTGCTTCCATATCATCCATATCGCATAAGGGAAGAGAATGTTCCAAGGAAGACCGGCTGCATTCTGGGAGGACTTGAGGCTAGAATTAGAAATCAACCAATCTTTAATGCCTtgggagaagaaagaaggaCACAGATAGCTGGTTCCAAGTTTAAACCAAATCGGTTTGACCATGTTACAATCCCGGAGGGCATGAGTTAAAGTTTCAGCTTTAGAATGGCACATCGGGCAGGAAGTATCAATAAGGATTCCTCTTTTTGCTATAACCTCCTTGACTGCAATACTATTGTGCATGCATCTCCAAATGAACATCTGAATTCTAGGCAACGTTTGGAGTTTCCAAATCCAAGATCCAGCAAAAGATTCTGCTTCCATAAGATTTGAGGTAATAAGATAAGCACTCCCCATATCAAAACTCCcttttggagaaaattttcaTGCCAACTTATCATTATTCCTTGCTATAAGAGGAATCAGGGTTGCTTGGATTTCCTCTAATCCCTAAAGGGAGGTTGAAAGGGATCTTCGACCAATCCCATCTTCCCATAGATATCACATCTTTAAGCTTGAGGGTGGCCAAGTCTAGAGGGAGGGGACCCTGAATGAGGGCTCTAATGGAGCCAAGATTAGACCAGCAATCAACCCAAAAATTGAGGTTGCTCTCGTGCCCTGGGATCCACTTTAACCCTTTTTTGAAAGTATCCTCACCTTTCTTCATACCTTTCCAAGTAGGGGAGCTTGGGAGATTAGCTTCATTCCTCGAGTTAATTCTCTGCCTCGtacaatatttatatttaagaaCCTTGACCCAAGGAGCATCATTCTCAGTGTGAAATCTCCAGTTAAGCTTGGCAAGGAGAGCTGTATTCCTGCCTTTAGCCGATTGCAATCCCAGACCTCCCAACTTCTTTGGCTTAGTGACAGCATCCCAATTGACCCAATGCATTTTCCTAGTATGATCAGAGGATCCCCATAAAAAGTTCCTATTGACCCTATCAATGCTCTTGAGGATTTTATTTGGGAGCGAAGCCTGCTGCATGACATAATTTGGAATGGTAGAGGAAGCAGCTTGAATAAGCACCAACCGGCCAGCCATGGAGAGTAAATTAGCTTTCCAACCCGCTAACTTTTTCTTTACTCTATCTagcacaaaatcaaaatcatgctTCCGAACCCCTGCATGTTTCAACGGAAAGCCCAAATACTTGCCAAGGTTGTCAGTAGAGTTAAAGCCAAGCATATTAGAAAAAAGGTCTCTTTGATCAGGATCTACATTAGGCAAAAAGAAAACACGGGATTTTGCTTCGCTAACCTTCTGGCCTGATCTAGAACAAAACTCCTGAAGAGCTTCATTAATAGCAATACAATTTTCCATATCAACCTCAGCAAATAAAACCAAGTCATCTGCAAAGAAAAGATGCGAAAAAGAAGGCCCACTCCTTGAAGTTTTAATTGGAATCCAAGCCTTGGTAGCACACTTATCTTCAATTAGGTGACCCAAATATTCCATACAGAGAATGAATAGATAGGGCGATAGCGGGTCCCCTTGTCTGATGCCTCTAGACGGCCGGAAGGATTCTAAGCAGCCCCCATTGAAGAGGAGAGAAGTTGAAACCGAAGAGACACAACTCATGATAATATCTGTAAGCTTGCTAGGAAAGTTGAACTTAACAAGCATTTCCCTGATAAAACTCCACTCAATTCTGTCATAGGCCTTCTCTAAATCAATCTTGATAGCCATGTACCCTTTCCTTCCTTTTGCACGACCAATGGTGTGAATTAATTCTTGAGGTTcgatatatatgtatatacacacacgcacaATACTAGGTGCTAATATggttaaatataaaataattaattgaactTATATTCATCTAAAAGTTATGGGTATTAAAACATAGAGGAAAATACATTTTTGGttcctatattttgggccaATTTCTATTTTAGTTGCTACTTTTTTAGGGAACCTAAGTTGGtccttgaaaattaaaaactactACTATCATGACCCAAACCAGATACTCGGATTTGTAACTATGACCGacatgctaatatcaagcttGAGCTTGATTGTGGGGGCCCGAGGACTAAGGAATGATAAAACCACTAAG
The DNA window shown above is from Quercus lobata isolate SW786 chromosome 7, ValleyOak3.0 Primary Assembly, whole genome shotgun sequence and carries:
- the LOC115954065 gene encoding probable serine/threonine-protein kinase PBL12, which encodes MEVETRESFIYHKAFLEHREQVIQRDRLAPPRVLPVHKSLPSIGSHKPLLYSMEELADMTDNFNEKNLIGETLFSKLYRGTIRHGWLPFEDWVVTVKIWDYTLPTSCYLNANEITNEEVMFLTQPSAKQHPNVVNLLGYSNRRFLEAVVYDLNPLDTVHNLATTGSLTWLQRIKVALGFARALEFLHDPKKPYLVRNINAAHIILDQDCNPKIFDFSTMSGGILGKLTRLKEQLLTVGYDDPEDFPLGGPEEGGFEVTYHDVFSYGVVLLGLITKRIVDKEDTLKTLVYRWAWKHYRPNRYLVHESLVEDPGFYASDGIMITELAMRCIQIELDKRPSMKDVVKRLEGSQAVQLYGNVVGM